The following coding sequences lie in one Thermodesulfobacteriota bacterium genomic window:
- a CDS encoding nuclear transport factor 2 family protein, which yields MDTKLKELVKTNESFYLAIKNSDFDQMKTVWLQDSSVKCVHPGWPMLHGWEAVSQSWKKIFENGAPIDIELVEVETEISGNSAWVICIEKISYKIENEIHSGFAQSTNIFKLDGELWQLALHHASPIPAPRGDVSTTDVLQ from the coding sequence ATGGATACAAAGCTGAAAGAGTTAGTTAAGACAAACGAGAGTTTTTATCTGGCAATTAAGAATAGCGACTTTGATCAAATGAAGACAGTATGGCTACAGGACTCGAGCGTTAAATGCGTTCATCCGGGCTGGCCGATGCTCCATGGATGGGAAGCTGTTAGTCAGAGCTGGAAGAAAATATTCGAGAACGGAGCTCCCATCGACATTGAGCTTGTGGAGGTAGAGACTGAGATTTCAGGAAACTCGGCTTGGGTAATATGTATTGAGAAAATCAGCTATAAAATAGAGAATGAGATCCACTCAGGTTTTGCACAGTCTACAAATATATTTAAATTAGATGGAGAGCTTTGGCAGCTGGCGCTTCATCATGCATCGCCCATACCTGCTCCAAGAGGCGATGTCTCAACAACTGATGTGCTTCAATAA